From Paenibacillus polymyxa, the proteins below share one genomic window:
- a CDS encoding THUMP domain-containing class I SAM-dependent RNA methyltransferase has product MTQLQLIATAPMGLEAVVARELRELGYTDLTVENGRVVFSGDYKDICRCNLWLRTSDRVLIKMGEFAATTFDELFEGTKALPWQDWIPVDGEFPVEGRSHKSQLSSVPASQGIVKKAIVEKLKETYHTDWFAEDGPRYVIEVILLNDRALITLDTTGPGLHKRGYRKLVTEAPLKETMASALIQLSRWSPERPFYDPCCGSGTLLVEAAMQAWNIAPGLRRTFNSEDWPVIGRELWNQARDEAMDLTRDDIPFEIAGSDIDPSAIQVAEAAVKAAGFAKDISLKVLPASKVRLEGQYGVMITNPPYGERLSEQAEVEKLIRTLARTAAEMKTWSFFAISSTKQFEHYWGRKADKRRKLFNGRIECQYYQYLGPLPPRRKDTSPLQS; this is encoded by the coding sequence ATGACTCAACTGCAACTAATTGCAACTGCGCCGATGGGACTGGAAGCCGTTGTGGCCCGAGAACTCAGAGAACTGGGGTACACGGATCTGACCGTCGAGAATGGCCGCGTCGTTTTTTCCGGAGATTATAAGGATATATGCCGATGCAACCTGTGGCTTCGCACATCTGACCGCGTTCTTATTAAAATGGGCGAATTTGCTGCTACTACCTTCGACGAGCTGTTCGAGGGTACTAAGGCATTGCCTTGGCAGGATTGGATTCCTGTAGATGGTGAATTTCCCGTAGAGGGACGTTCACACAAATCACAGCTTAGTAGCGTACCAGCCAGTCAAGGAATCGTCAAGAAGGCGATTGTAGAAAAGCTCAAGGAAACCTACCATACAGACTGGTTTGCTGAAGATGGTCCTCGTTACGTCATTGAGGTCATCCTATTGAACGACCGTGCGCTGATAACGCTGGACACAACTGGTCCAGGACTTCACAAACGAGGCTACCGCAAGCTTGTTACAGAGGCGCCTCTGAAAGAAACAATGGCTTCCGCTCTTATTCAGCTTAGTCGGTGGAGCCCGGAGCGACCCTTCTATGACCCATGCTGCGGTTCCGGTACTTTATTGGTCGAAGCTGCTATGCAAGCCTGGAACATTGCTCCAGGCCTGAGACGTACCTTTAACTCGGAAGACTGGCCTGTCATTGGCAGAGAATTATGGAATCAGGCTCGCGACGAGGCGATGGATCTGACTCGTGATGACATTCCTTTTGAGATTGCAGGTAGCGATATCGACCCTAGCGCTATACAAGTTGCTGAAGCAGCTGTAAAGGCAGCAGGCTTTGCTAAAGACATCTCACTAAAGGTGCTGCCTGCCAGCAAGGTTAGGCTTGAGGGCCAGTATGGTGTGATGATTACAAATCCACCTTACGGCGAAAGACTGAGCGAGCAAGCCGAGGTGGAAAAGCTGATCCGTACACTTGCACGCACGGCAGCCGAAATGAAGACTTGGTCCTTCTTTGCCATCAGCTCCACCAAGCAATTTGAGCATTATTGGGGCCGCAAAGCCGACAAGCGCCGTAAGCTGTTTAACGGCCGAATTGAATGCCAATACTATCAGTATCTGGGTCCTCTGCCTCCGCGCCGCAAAGATACTTCGCCGTTGCAGTCCTAA
- a CDS encoding CapA family protein, translated as MYPPRSQRNEGRKRAKKPKIGKAWIITNLVLLLMIVGLFGYYYIFERDSSDSLAENAQYSQTEKNIQTGSANDDEYPTPSGSEEVNETKESTVPDTSSSPVTTPDTNASEGSSSGAKSSSEKERQAQENSPKKDANNDDGNSPAVTLHFIGDVQFSGKVEQRLEQNGFDFPYQYLGSLFHKDDLTIANLETPVTTNGVGALNKTYVYKSSPKALTAMAAAGIDAVNLANNHILDQGTSGLLDTLNYLDEKGIAHAGAGRNAKEAYAPHYFERNGIKIALLGATRVMPEANWNAGAQQPGVAGAYDSTAIVKSIREARNQADLVIVVAHWGKERATALEPHQTELSHAFIDAGADLVVGGHPHVLQGIEQYKGKWIAYSTGNFIFSKSTVPATWDTAIFQATCTRNGDCKMKLTPYRADLGQPIPLKDAEASKILQKVAALSPSNVSIGVDGTVSVQ; from the coding sequence ATGTACCCTCCCAGGTCACAGAGAAATGAAGGTCGAAAGAGAGCAAAAAAACCAAAAATAGGCAAGGCTTGGATCATTACGAATCTAGTCTTGCTGCTAATGATCGTAGGTCTTTTCGGTTATTATTACATATTTGAACGCGATAGTAGTGATTCTCTTGCGGAAAACGCCCAGTATTCGCAAACTGAAAAGAACATTCAAACGGGGTCTGCTAATGATGATGAGTACCCTACTCCCTCAGGAAGTGAAGAAGTTAATGAAACGAAGGAATCTACCGTTCCAGACACAAGCAGTTCTCCCGTGACAACGCCCGACACCAATGCCTCCGAAGGCAGCTCTTCAGGAGCAAAATCATCTTCGGAGAAAGAAAGGCAAGCTCAGGAGAATTCGCCAAAGAAGGATGCAAACAACGATGATGGCAATTCTCCAGCCGTTACACTTCACTTCATAGGGGATGTGCAGTTCTCTGGTAAAGTTGAGCAGAGGTTGGAGCAGAATGGGTTTGATTTTCCATACCAATATCTCGGGAGCTTGTTCCATAAAGACGATCTAACGATTGCCAATTTGGAAACACCGGTGACCACTAATGGCGTTGGTGCGTTAAATAAAACGTATGTGTATAAATCTTCGCCCAAGGCGCTAACTGCAATGGCAGCGGCAGGGATCGATGCTGTAAATTTGGCCAACAATCATATTTTGGATCAGGGGACAAGCGGATTACTGGATACACTGAACTATTTGGATGAAAAGGGTATAGCCCATGCTGGAGCTGGACGCAATGCCAAAGAAGCGTATGCACCGCATTATTTTGAACGTAACGGGATTAAAATTGCGTTGTTGGGGGCTACACGTGTCATGCCTGAAGCCAACTGGAATGCAGGTGCCCAGCAGCCCGGTGTAGCGGGGGCTTATGATTCGACCGCTATCGTAAAGTCCATTCGTGAGGCACGAAATCAGGCTGATTTGGTGATTGTGGTTGCCCATTGGGGCAAGGAGCGAGCCACTGCACTTGAGCCCCATCAAACTGAGTTATCTCACGCTTTTATTGACGCTGGGGCTGATCTTGTCGTTGGCGGTCATCCTCATGTGCTACAAGGGATTGAGCAATATAAAGGCAAATGGATTGCATACAGCACAGGCAATTTTATTTTTTCTAAATCAACGGTGCCAGCCACCTGGGATACAGCGATATTTCAGGCCACCTGTACCCGGAACGGGGACTGTAAGATGAAGCTGACCCCTTACCGAGCGGACCTGGGTCAACCGATTCCATTGAAGGATGCGGAGGCCAGCAAAATTTTGCAGAAAGTAGCGGCACTGTCACCAAGCAATGTCTCGATAGGTGTGGATGGTACGGTAAGCGTTCAGTAG
- a CDS encoding MFS transporter produces the protein MKTWETWKINLIVLWFGQFLVNAGITMITPFLALYLAQDLHVKGEHDIGLWAGVIFAANFLTSFIFQPLWGKLADRYGRKVMLLRSGFGMALVIGCMGLVTHPWQLLALRLLNGTISGFNPASISLVSGTTPKERTGFAMGIMQSGQMAGTILGPLLGGFLADWVGFRPIFYITGALIFLASLMAMFLVKENFSKAEAARIPQISVLAGLKELSHTPQLPALFTVTFLLQFAMISTVSLLPLYVQKLYGSAEGIALVAGFVTAITGVSNMVAAPLLGRLSDKIGAHKILTIALLGTAVMLIPQAFVNEVWQLVIIRFFMGVFMGGLLPSVNALIRTYTPEGMESRSFGFNTSSLALGNMLGAVIGGVLSGFIGIEGLFIMSGVLLIVNIIWVRMKLFDRKATPHFR, from the coding sequence TTGAAAACGTGGGAGACGTGGAAAATCAATCTCATTGTGCTTTGGTTCGGTCAGTTTCTGGTCAATGCGGGAATTACAATGATTACTCCGTTCCTTGCCCTGTATTTGGCTCAAGACCTCCATGTGAAGGGCGAGCACGATATAGGACTGTGGGCAGGAGTTATTTTTGCAGCTAACTTTTTGACCTCGTTTATATTTCAGCCATTATGGGGCAAGCTGGCCGACCGATATGGACGTAAAGTCATGCTGCTTCGCTCAGGCTTTGGCATGGCTCTGGTCATCGGGTGTATGGGTTTGGTCACCCACCCATGGCAACTGCTGGCGCTTCGCCTGCTAAACGGTACAATTTCGGGTTTCAACCCGGCTTCTATTTCCCTAGTGTCGGGTACCACTCCCAAAGAGCGAACCGGATTTGCTATGGGAATTATGCAATCCGGTCAAATGGCTGGCACGATTCTCGGCCCTTTGCTAGGTGGATTTTTGGCTGACTGGGTGGGATTCAGACCGATCTTTTACATTACAGGAGCTCTTATTTTCCTTGCCTCTCTAATGGCAATGTTTTTGGTTAAAGAAAATTTCAGCAAAGCGGAAGCCGCACGAATTCCACAAATTTCGGTTCTTGCCGGATTAAAGGAGCTAAGCCATACGCCCCAGCTTCCGGCTTTGTTCACCGTAACGTTCTTACTCCAGTTTGCTATGATCAGTACCGTTTCTCTGCTACCTTTGTATGTGCAAAAGCTATATGGCTCGGCAGAAGGAATTGCACTGGTTGCCGGATTCGTTACCGCTATTACAGGCGTATCCAATATGGTAGCCGCACCGCTCCTTGGACGATTAAGTGACAAAATAGGAGCACACAAGATCTTGACAATCGCACTGCTTGGAACGGCAGTTATGCTCATTCCGCAAGCTTTTGTTAATGAAGTATGGCAGCTTGTCATTATCCGTTTTTTCATGGGTGTGTTTATGGGCGGTCTGCTACCAAGCGTAAATGCGCTGATTCGCACCTATACACCTGAAGGAATGGAAAGCCGCTCTTTCGGATTCAATACCAGTTCGCTGGCGCTCGGGAATATGCTGGGTGCGGTCATTGGCGGAGTGCTTTCCGGATTTATCGGCATCGAAGGACTGTTCATTATGTCTGGTGTGCTGCTGATCGTCAATATCATCTGGGTACGTATGAAGCTTTTTGATCGTAAGGCTACGCCTCATTTCAGGTAA
- the hemH gene encoding ferrochelatase: MKTKVGVLVMSYGTPESLDQVEAYYTHIRRGHAPSPEQLKELKDRYEAIVGGVFPLRQNTDRQVHNLQETLNQENRNPDIEFVCYQGLKHAKPFIEDGVEAMVQDGIRTAVGVVLAPHYSVMSVGSYIKRAQAKAQELDLAISFVESYYLHPKLIKTLTERVNAKLALFEEAGAKRDEVRVLFSAHSLPERILAMGDPYVEQLMATSQAVADKAGITNWQFTWQSAGRTAEPWLGPDILDTMHSLKEEQVEYVLAAPVGFVSDHLEVLYDLDIEAQALAKELDMRFQRIDSLNSDPLYMETLSDVIIDQWKKG; encoded by the coding sequence ATGAAAACCAAAGTGGGTGTACTGGTCATGTCCTACGGGACGCCGGAGAGTCTGGACCAGGTTGAAGCGTATTATACACATATTCGCCGTGGTCATGCTCCCTCACCGGAGCAGTTAAAAGAATTAAAAGATCGCTACGAAGCCATTGTGGGCGGCGTGTTTCCGTTGCGTCAGAACACAGATCGACAGGTTCACAACCTGCAGGAAACCTTAAATCAGGAAAATCGCAACCCGGACATAGAATTTGTCTGTTATCAGGGGCTCAAACACGCCAAGCCGTTTATTGAGGACGGTGTCGAAGCGATGGTGCAAGATGGCATTCGTACGGCGGTGGGTGTCGTGCTGGCTCCGCATTATTCCGTTATGAGTGTAGGCTCTTACATCAAGCGTGCACAGGCTAAGGCACAGGAACTGGATCTGGCCATATCCTTTGTGGAGAGCTATTATCTTCATCCAAAGCTGATCAAGACGCTGACTGAGCGTGTGAATGCGAAACTGGCGCTTTTTGAAGAAGCGGGAGCCAAGCGGGACGAAGTTCGAGTTCTGTTCAGTGCGCACAGCTTGCCTGAGCGGATTTTGGCTATGGGTGATCCTTATGTGGAGCAATTAATGGCTACTTCGCAGGCTGTTGCGGATAAGGCGGGAATTACCAACTGGCAGTTTACGTGGCAAAGTGCAGGCCGTACAGCAGAACCATGGCTAGGACCAGATATTTTGGATACCATGCACAGTCTGAAGGAAGAGCAAGTGGAGTATGTGCTGGCTGCTCCAGTCGGCTTTGTTTCTGATCACTTAGAGGTGTTATACGACCTGGATATTGAAGCACAGGCTTTGGCAAAGGAACTGGATATGCGTTTTCAGCGTATTGATTCACTCAACAGTGACCCACTGTATATGGAGACGCTTAGTGATGTCATCATAGACCAATGGAAAAAGGGATGA
- a CDS encoding glycerophosphodiester phosphodiesterase, whose amino-acid sequence MNHMCVAHRGFSGIAPENTMAAFKLALEQPFVHWIELDVQLSKDGVPVVIHDFTLERTTNGTGRVKDADWKDLQRLDAGSWKNAQYHGEPIPSLAQVLDLCQGRVSLNIELKTAGDMYPGLEKAVLREIIMRGMEGEVVLTSFERAALRRAKELAPEIRTGLIIDARPDDLAKQLENLQCTFLSMGYPRLDRKLLKDLIGRGITVMAWTVDDRRIMRRLSSLHPELMICTNWPDRWEQVFLLSKSRLWHYIRKLIR is encoded by the coding sequence ATGAATCATATGTGTGTGGCTCACCGCGGTTTCTCGGGGATTGCTCCCGAGAACACGATGGCAGCCTTTAAGCTTGCGCTGGAACAGCCTTTTGTGCACTGGATTGAACTGGATGTACAGCTGTCAAAGGACGGTGTTCCGGTCGTCATTCATGATTTTACGCTGGAGCGAACGACGAACGGTACGGGAAGAGTAAAGGATGCAGACTGGAAAGACTTACAACGACTCGATGCAGGTAGCTGGAAAAATGCACAATATCACGGGGAACCTATTCCGTCCCTCGCCCAAGTGCTTGATTTGTGCCAGGGACGTGTATCGCTCAATATTGAGCTCAAAACTGCTGGTGATATGTATCCGGGACTAGAGAAAGCCGTCCTTCGTGAAATTATAATGAGGGGGATGGAGGGTGAGGTGGTTTTAACCTCTTTTGAGCGTGCGGCCTTGCGCCGAGCAAAAGAACTGGCACCCGAAATCCGTACCGGGCTGATTATTGATGCGCGTCCAGACGATTTGGCAAAGCAATTAGAAAATTTACAATGTACATTTTTATCTATGGGTTATCCACGGTTGGACCGAAAGCTCTTGAAAGATTTGATCGGGCGGGGGATTACGGTCATGGCGTGGACGGTGGATGACCGGCGTATCATGCGGAGATTGTCCTCATTGCATCCTGAATTGATGATCTGTACCAACTGGCCGGATCGCTGGGAGCAGGTTTTTTTGCTTTCCAAGTCCCGGTTGTGGCACTATATACGTAAACTTATTCGTTAA
- a CDS encoding O-methyltransferase gives MEITPNMTPEQYVDQLVQEDEALRSIREAIVKEGMPEVSVAHPYGKLLTFLIEVSGAQQVLEIGALGGYSGLCLARGLGEKGRIVSLELKEAYAALAHQHMKNNGYGDRVEYRIGPAVDSLKKLQEEGKTFDFFFIDADKENYPVYLEYAIALANPGAIIAGDNCFLRGRTLNTDKNGPAVQAVRRFNETIATDPRLVSTLLPAYDGLALARVK, from the coding sequence GTGGAAATTACACCTAATATGACACCTGAACAATATGTAGACCAGCTGGTACAGGAGGATGAGGCGCTGCGCAGCATTAGGGAGGCTATTGTTAAAGAAGGGATGCCGGAGGTATCGGTTGCTCATCCCTATGGAAAGCTGTTGACCTTTCTCATTGAAGTCTCTGGTGCACAGCAGGTACTGGAGATCGGAGCATTAGGAGGATACAGTGGATTATGCCTGGCCCGTGGGCTGGGAGAGAAAGGTCGCATCGTGTCCCTGGAGCTGAAAGAAGCGTACGCTGCGCTGGCTCATCAACATATGAAAAACAATGGCTACGGTGATCGTGTCGAGTATCGTATTGGACCCGCAGTGGACAGCTTGAAGAAGCTTCAGGAAGAAGGAAAGACTTTTGATTTTTTCTTCATTGATGCGGATAAGGAAAATTACCCAGTGTATCTAGAGTATGCGATTGCACTGGCCAATCCAGGCGCTATAATTGCTGGAGATAACTGTTTTCTTCGGGGACGGACACTGAACACAGACAAGAACGGACCTGCCGTACAGGCCGTGAGACGTTTTAACGAAACGATAGCAACGGACCCACGGCTAGTCAGTACACTTTTGCCAGCTTATGATGGATTGGCATTGGCACGAGTGAAGTAA
- the hemE gene encoding uroporphyrinogen decarboxylase — translation MTYNDTFIRACRKQAVDHIPVWYMRQAGRYDPEYRKIKEKYTLLEICRQPELAAEVTLMPVRKLGVDAAILYSDIMNPVASLGVDFDIVKNIGPVIDNPIRSAADVDNLRPIDVERDLGHILETIRILDRELNVPLITFAGAPFTIASYLIEGRPSKGYIRTKAMMYGEPELWRRLMDKLGDMVITYVRAHIANGGKAFQLFDSWVGALSPYDFQTFVLPTIVRIFHELSDLNVPKIYFPGVSSGELLPYLSGVKADVIGLDWRVSIPEGRRRLGNSFGVQGNLDPYVLTAPMNVIKQYAKTIVDEGILEPGYIFNLGHGLFPEASLDKLRELTDYVHEYSRSVLSKN, via the coding sequence ATGACCTACAATGATACTTTTATCCGCGCTTGCCGCAAGCAAGCTGTGGATCATATTCCCGTATGGTACATGCGGCAGGCCGGAAGGTATGACCCTGAGTATCGCAAAATTAAGGAAAAATATACGCTGCTTGAAATTTGTCGCCAGCCCGAGTTGGCCGCAGAAGTGACGTTGATGCCCGTCCGCAAGCTTGGGGTGGACGCTGCAATTTTATATTCTGATATTATGAATCCGGTAGCCTCGCTAGGGGTTGATTTTGATATTGTCAAAAATATTGGCCCGGTTATTGATAATCCGATCCGGTCAGCTGCAGACGTAGACAACTTGCGTCCGATTGATGTAGAACGCGATTTGGGTCATATTTTGGAAACCATCCGTATTTTAGACCGTGAGTTGAACGTGCCATTGATCACGTTTGCTGGAGCGCCTTTTACTATTGCAAGCTATTTAATAGAAGGAAGACCCTCCAAGGGATATATTCGCACCAAAGCGATGATGTATGGAGAGCCTGAACTGTGGCGTCGTTTGATGGATAAGCTAGGGGATATGGTTATTACATACGTGCGGGCCCATATCGCTAACGGTGGTAAGGCTTTTCAATTGTTTGATAGCTGGGTAGGTGCACTCTCGCCTTATGATTTTCAAACTTTTGTGTTGCCGACCATTGTACGTATTTTCCATGAGTTATCTGATCTGAATGTGCCTAAAATTTATTTTCCGGGCGTAAGCTCCGGTGAATTGCTTCCGTATTTGAGCGGGGTAAAAGCCGATGTGATTGGACTGGACTGGCGGGTAAGTATACCTGAAGGCCGTCGTCGCTTGGGTAACAGTTTTGGAGTACAGGGGAATTTGGACCCTTATGTACTTACTGCGCCGATGAATGTGATCAAGCAGTATGCAAAAACCATTGTAGATGAAGGCATTCTGGAGCCGGGCTACATTTTTAATCTTGGTCACGGCTTATTTCCTGAAGCCTCGCTAGATAAGCTAAGAGAGCTTACCGATTATGTACATGAGTATTCTCGCTCTGTTTTGTCAAAGAACTAA
- a CDS encoding fumarylacetoacetate hydrolase family protein produces the protein MNVEIRNVYCVGRNYKLHAEELGNDVPSEPMIFLKPSHAVVPLDGAKLELPQGKGDIHFETELVVAVGRNYEPGMTADACLNAFAFGIDFTLRDVQSTLKKKGHPWTAAKGFKSSAPVTPFLPLESLDMLEQKDFSLLKNGQEVQRGHIKDMIFSIQHIVEYIATQYGLGEGDIIFTGTPAGVGPTASGDRFELYWGSDRQGSFIIG, from the coding sequence ATGAATGTGGAAATTCGTAATGTTTATTGTGTCGGACGCAATTATAAGTTGCATGCGGAGGAACTGGGGAATGATGTTCCCTCAGAACCGATGATTTTCTTGAAACCATCTCATGCGGTTGTGCCATTGGATGGTGCTAAGCTGGAGCTTCCTCAGGGTAAGGGAGATATTCATTTTGAAACTGAACTGGTGGTGGCTGTAGGACGTAACTACGAACCAGGCATGACCGCAGATGCGTGTCTGAACGCTTTTGCGTTTGGCATTGATTTTACCCTGCGTGATGTACAAAGTACGCTCAAGAAAAAAGGTCATCCATGGACTGCTGCCAAAGGCTTTAAATCGTCTGCACCTGTGACACCGTTCTTGCCTTTAGAGAGCTTGGACATGCTGGAGCAGAAGGATTTTTCCTTGCTTAAAAATGGACAAGAGGTGCAGCGTGGGCATATCAAGGACATGATCTTTTCCATCCAGCACATCGTTGAATATATAGCGACTCAATATGGACTGGGTGAGGGTGACATTATTTTTACAGGCACTCCGGCGGGTGTAGGGCCTACAGCGAGCGGGGACCGCTTTGAGCTTTATTGGGGGAGTGACCGTCAGGGAAGCTTCATCATCGGCTAA
- the hemG gene encoding protoporphyrinogen oxidase — protein sequence MEQKVRNIVIVGGGLTGLSTAFYTRKMYKEAGYTPRITLVEKASVLGGKIETLHKDGFVIEKGPDSFLARKTAMIDLAKELELDHELVSTNPEAKKTYILHEGRLHPMPPGLVLGIPTELKPFLRSGLISLGGKMRAMMDFVIPPRREPGDEALGDFIERRLGKEVLENVTEPLLAGIYAANMKTLSLQATFPQFAEVEQQYGSLIHGMMTGRKPAETHTGTKKSAFLTFRQGLQSLVHALLNDLYDCDLRTGIAVTEFTKKTENEGSSYCVMLDNGETLETDDIFVTTPNFAAAPLLRDHVNVTALEAVKYVSVANVVMAFDKTDIENVFDGSGFLVPRKEGRSVTACTWTSAKWLHTSPDDKVLLRCYVGRAGAEETVELPDNELIAVVRKDLKEMMGVTATPLFTEITRLRHSMPQYPVGHPQAIADLREELRSAMPGVYVLGAGYDAIGLPDCIRQAKEWASHAVQAAQQEAVKVQV from the coding sequence ATGGAGCAAAAGGTACGTAATATTGTAATTGTAGGCGGAGGCTTGACCGGGCTTAGCACTGCTTTTTATACACGGAAAATGTACAAAGAAGCTGGCTACACACCTCGAATTACGCTGGTGGAGAAAGCTTCTGTGCTGGGCGGAAAAATTGAAACATTGCATAAAGATGGTTTTGTCATTGAAAAGGGGCCAGATTCCTTTTTGGCCCGGAAAACGGCTATGATAGATCTGGCAAAAGAGTTGGAGCTGGATCATGAGCTTGTAAGCACGAATCCTGAGGCTAAAAAGACATATATTTTGCATGAAGGTCGGCTTCATCCGATGCCTCCTGGGCTGGTGCTGGGCATTCCAACAGAGCTGAAACCCTTTTTACGCAGCGGCTTGATCTCTTTAGGTGGAAAAATGCGGGCTATGATGGATTTTGTCATTCCGCCTCGTCGTGAACCGGGAGATGAGGCGCTGGGTGATTTTATTGAACGCCGACTGGGCAAAGAAGTGCTGGAGAATGTAACCGAGCCACTGCTGGCGGGAATCTATGCTGCCAACATGAAGACGCTAAGTCTGCAGGCTACTTTTCCACAGTTTGCTGAGGTGGAGCAGCAATATGGAAGCCTCATTCACGGAATGATGACAGGTCGAAAACCTGCTGAAACGCATACAGGTACCAAGAAAAGCGCTTTTTTGACCTTCCGTCAAGGCTTGCAAAGTTTGGTGCATGCATTGCTGAATGATTTGTATGACTGTGATTTACGCACCGGAATTGCTGTTACCGAATTCACAAAGAAGACTGAAAATGAAGGAAGTTCCTATTGCGTTATGTTGGACAATGGAGAGACGCTGGAGACAGACGATATTTTTGTAACGACTCCTAACTTCGCTGCTGCGCCGCTACTGCGAGATCATGTAAATGTGACTGCACTGGAAGCTGTAAAATATGTATCCGTAGCGAACGTAGTCATGGCCTTTGATAAAACAGATATTGAAAACGTCTTTGACGGCTCCGGTTTTCTGGTTCCTCGCAAGGAAGGACGTAGCGTGACTGCATGTACGTGGACGTCCGCCAAATGGCTACATACCAGCCCGGACGATAAGGTACTGTTGCGTTGTTATGTAGGGCGAGCAGGTGCTGAAGAAACAGTAGAATTACCGGATAATGAGCTGATTGCGGTGGTCCGCAAGGATTTGAAAGAGATGATGGGAGTTACAGCAACTCCGCTATTCACAGAAATTACGCGACTTCGTCATTCCATGCCGCAATATCCGGTGGGGCACCCACAGGCTATAGCTGATCTGCGGGAAGAGCTGCGCAGTGCGATGCCAGGGGTGTACGTTTTAGGCGCTGGCTATGATGCGATCGGTTTGCCGGACTGTATCCGTCAGGCCAAGGAATGGGCTTCCCATGCTGTTCAAGCGGCACAGCAGGAAGCCGTTAAGGTACAGGTATAA